One genomic window of Luteitalea pratensis includes the following:
- a CDS encoding DUF1501 domain-containing protein: MRENRRVFVKQGAVALLSLGFAPHFLARAVAATTRRRKVVVVVFQRGAVDGLNMVVPHGDGEYYAARPTIAIARPGSTGGALDLDGHFGLHPRLEPLHGLYSRGQFAVVHACGSPDPTRSHFDAQDYMETGTPGVKSTQDGWLNRVMAQRHDAEHAGAMRAVALSPQLPRMLQGHAPALAMSSIERMGVAGGARTGDAFEAQYAAAADQVLRQTGQEAFDAMRTLRAVEARGPRTAAGAAYPRTPFGNALRQVAQLVKADVGLEVAYAEIGGWDTHVNQGGADGQLALRLSDVGRSLGALVTDLGTQMQDVVVVTMSEFGRTIAENGTRGTDHGHGNAMLVLGGPVRGGRVFGRWPGLTREQRVDGRDLAITTDFRDVFSEVLALHLGVDDLRPVFPGHAWQPSRRLGLLA; encoded by the coding sequence ATGCGTGAGAATCGACGCGTTTTCGTGAAGCAGGGTGCGGTGGCGCTGCTGAGCCTCGGCTTCGCGCCCCACTTCCTCGCCCGAGCCGTCGCCGCCACGACACGGCGGCGCAAGGTGGTCGTGGTCGTGTTCCAGCGCGGTGCGGTCGACGGGCTCAACATGGTCGTGCCGCATGGCGACGGCGAGTACTACGCCGCCCGGCCGACGATTGCCATCGCGCGACCCGGCAGCACCGGCGGTGCGCTCGACCTCGACGGCCACTTCGGCCTGCATCCGCGCCTGGAGCCGTTGCATGGCCTGTATTCGCGTGGCCAGTTCGCCGTGGTCCATGCGTGCGGATCGCCCGATCCCACGCGTTCGCATTTCGATGCCCAGGACTACATGGAGACCGGCACGCCCGGCGTGAAGAGCACGCAGGACGGGTGGCTGAATCGCGTCATGGCGCAACGCCACGACGCCGAACACGCGGGCGCGATGCGCGCCGTCGCATTGTCGCCGCAATTGCCCAGGATGCTGCAGGGCCACGCGCCGGCGCTCGCGATGTCGAGCATCGAACGCATGGGCGTGGCAGGAGGCGCACGTACGGGCGACGCCTTCGAGGCGCAATACGCGGCAGCAGCCGATCAGGTGCTGCGGCAGACAGGCCAGGAGGCCTTCGACGCGATGCGGACGTTGCGCGCCGTGGAGGCAAGGGGTCCGCGCACTGCAGCCGGCGCCGCCTACCCACGCACGCCGTTCGGCAACGCGCTTCGTCAGGTCGCGCAACTGGTCAAGGCCGACGTCGGCCTCGAGGTGGCCTACGCCGAGATCGGCGGCTGGGACACGCACGTCAACCAGGGCGGCGCCGACGGCCAGCTGGCACTGCGCCTCAGTGACGTCGGCCGGTCCCTCGGCGCGTTGGTCACCGACCTCGGCACGCAGATGCAGGACGTCGTGGTGGTGACGATGTCCGAGTTCGGTCGGACGATTGCCGAGAACGGAACGCGAGGGACCGACCACGGGCACGGCAACGCCATGCTCGTGCTGGGCGGGCCGGTGCGCGGCGGCCGGGTCTTCGGCCGGTGGCCCGGGCTGACGCGGGAGCAGCGCGTGGACGGTCGCGACCTCGCCATCACCACGGACTTCCGTGACGTATTCAGCGAGGTGCTGGCGTTGCACCTCGGCGTCGACGACCTGCGACCCGTGTTTCCGGGGCATGCGTGGCAACCGTCGCGACGACTCGGCCTGCTCGCGTGA
- a CDS encoding sugar phosphate isomerase/epimerase family protein, translating to MNAPSLSARLAVCSWSLQPASPQELIAAVRATGLNRVQLDLDPLRESPDVWASTQALLEEAGIEVVSGMFRTVGEDYTTMETIRVTGGVAPDATWEPNKANIAATVPIAKQLGMRLVTFHAGFLPHDETDPAFVTLAQRLRDIADMFAAHGIGVGLETGQETAPALRDLLKILDRPTLSVNFDPANMVLYDKGDPIDALRTLGPWIGQVHIKDGIRTKVPGEWGEEVVVGSGDVDWTAFFAALHEVGFTGDLCVEREAGTTRVADIAAARELVEAIQ from the coding sequence GTGAACGCGCCATCGCTCAGTGCCCGCCTCGCCGTCTGTAGTTGGTCGTTGCAACCGGCCAGTCCGCAGGAACTCATTGCCGCCGTCAGGGCCACGGGCCTCAACCGCGTGCAGCTCGACCTCGATCCCCTCCGGGAGTCACCGGATGTCTGGGCCTCCACTCAGGCCCTGCTCGAGGAGGCCGGCATCGAGGTCGTCTCCGGCATGTTCCGCACCGTCGGCGAGGACTACACGACCATGGAGACGATCCGCGTGACGGGAGGCGTCGCGCCGGATGCCACGTGGGAACCGAACAAGGCCAACATCGCCGCCACCGTGCCCATTGCCAAGCAGTTGGGGATGCGGCTGGTGACCTTCCACGCCGGCTTCCTGCCGCACGACGAGACCGACCCCGCGTTTGTCACGCTCGCGCAGCGGCTGCGCGACATCGCCGACATGTTCGCCGCACACGGCATCGGGGTCGGGCTCGAGACGGGGCAGGAGACGGCCCCTGCTCTGCGCGACCTGCTGAAGATTCTCGATCGCCCGACGCTCAGCGTGAACTTCGATCCGGCCAACATGGTTCTCTACGACAAGGGCGACCCCATCGACGCCCTGCGCACCCTCGGGCCGTGGATCGGCCAGGTGCACATCAAGGACGGCATCCGTACGAAGGTGCCCGGCGAGTGGGGCGAGGAAGTGGTTGTCGGCAGTGGCGACGTGGACTGGACAGCGTTCTTCGCGGCCTTGCACGAAGTCGGTTTCACGGGCGATCTGTGCGTCGAACGAGAGGCGGGAACGACCCGCGTGGCCGACATCGCCGCGGCACGCGAACTGGTGGAGGCCATCCAGTGA
- a CDS encoding Gfo/Idh/MocA family protein codes for MSTPISDRPIKVGVVGLGFMGLTHINAYRKIAGVDVVAVCDAVRQPVNGVLTGIAGNVAGSDTVDLGASVCAYSKIEDLLADDAVDLVDLCLPTPLHVPQTLAALQAGKHVICEKPLARTSAQSRLIVDAAATAKTFFMPAMCMRFWPGWAWLKDLKAAGTHGDILTARFRRVSAPPGWSRDTYFKGGDSGGALFDLHVHDTDFVQYLFGRPTAVFSTGVSRFSGATDHVVTQYMVPGGATVYSEGSWLLASGFAMSYTVMFERATIDYDSARGNAALQVWEEGKEPQVIVPEGPDGYVGELQHLITAIRTGQAPSIVTAQDGLSAVEICEAEERSVQTGQVVTL; via the coding sequence GTGAGCACCCCCATCAGTGACCGTCCGATCAAGGTCGGCGTCGTCGGCCTCGGCTTCATGGGCCTGACCCACATCAACGCCTACCGCAAGATCGCCGGTGTCGACGTGGTTGCCGTGTGCGATGCGGTGCGGCAGCCGGTCAACGGCGTACTGACGGGCATCGCCGGCAACGTCGCGGGCTCTGACACCGTCGATCTCGGCGCGTCGGTGTGCGCATACTCGAAGATCGAGGATTTGCTCGCCGACGATGCGGTCGACCTGGTCGATCTGTGCCTGCCGACGCCGCTGCACGTGCCCCAGACGCTGGCGGCCCTGCAGGCGGGCAAGCACGTGATCTGCGAGAAGCCGCTCGCGCGCACATCGGCGCAGTCGCGGCTGATTGTCGACGCCGCGGCCACCGCGAAGACGTTCTTCATGCCGGCGATGTGCATGCGTTTCTGGCCGGGCTGGGCATGGCTGAAGGACCTCAAGGCCGCCGGCACCCATGGCGACATCCTGACGGCGCGGTTCCGGCGCGTGTCGGCGCCCCCGGGATGGAGCCGTGACACCTACTTCAAGGGGGGTGATTCGGGTGGCGCGCTGTTCGACCTGCACGTCCACGACACCGATTTCGTGCAGTACCTGTTCGGCCGGCCCACAGCCGTCTTCTCGACCGGCGTGAGCCGCTTCAGTGGCGCCACCGATCACGTGGTGACGCAGTACATGGTGCCTGGCGGCGCGACCGTGTATTCCGAAGGCAGCTGGCTGCTCGCGAGCGGATTCGCGATGTCGTACACGGTGATGTTCGAGCGCGCGACCATCGACTACGACTCGGCGCGCGGCAACGCCGCCCTCCAGGTCTGGGAGGAAGGCAAGGAGCCGCAGGTGATCGTCCCCGAGGGGCCCGATGGCTACGTCGGCGAACTGCAACACCTCATCACCGCGATCCGGACCGGCCAGGCGCCCTCCATCGTCACGGCGCAGGACGGCCTGAGCGCGGTGGAGATCTGCGAAGCGGAAGAGCGGTCGGTACAGACAGGCCAGGTCGTCACGCTCTGA
- a CDS encoding alanine racemase, with product MANLTELQTPLVVVDAPAMRRNITRMAEAAAAGGKLLRPHGKTHKSGWIAREQIAAGAVGMTCAKPGEAEVFAAAEIQDIRIAYPISPTYAPRILSLMDGVRISTIVDDLEVAGGWSDAMVAAGRRLEVLVKIDVGTHRCGVDPRQRDALGFIERVSGMPGLDLRGLLSHAGHSYAAGSVEEIADVARAEAAMMAELVEGCRARGVALEEVSVGSTPTALVSATLDGITELRPGNYVFHDRTQVGLGVVDWPGCALRVHASVTTFPAPDRLVLDCGSKVLSSDGARGFSATPGFGVILGPDGQPDPGLLIERLSEEHAVVRVTGPTRLRIGDRVTVVPNHSCVVANLTNLYVVAEGDTVLETCKVDARGLVN from the coding sequence GTGGCGAACCTCACAGAACTCCAGACTCCGCTCGTGGTCGTCGACGCACCAGCCATGCGGCGCAACATCACCCGCATGGCCGAAGCCGCAGCCGCCGGCGGCAAGCTCCTACGGCCGCACGGCAAGACCCACAAGAGCGGCTGGATCGCCCGCGAGCAGATCGCCGCGGGAGCGGTCGGAATGACGTGCGCGAAGCCCGGAGAGGCCGAGGTCTTCGCCGCGGCTGAGATCCAGGACATCCGGATCGCCTATCCGATTTCGCCGACCTATGCGCCCCGTATCCTTTCGCTGATGGACGGCGTCCGCATCTCGACCATCGTCGATGATCTGGAAGTCGCAGGGGGGTGGTCCGACGCGATGGTGGCGGCGGGGCGCCGGCTCGAAGTGCTCGTCAAGATCGACGTCGGGACGCATCGCTGCGGCGTGGACCCGCGGCAGCGCGACGCGCTCGGCTTCATCGAGCGGGTGAGCGGCATGCCGGGGCTCGACCTGCGCGGCCTGCTCAGCCACGCGGGACATTCCTACGCGGCCGGCTCGGTCGAGGAGATTGCCGACGTCGCGCGAGCCGAGGCCGCCATGATGGCCGAGCTCGTCGAGGGATGCCGCGCGCGCGGTGTCGCGCTCGAGGAAGTGAGCGTCGGCTCGACGCCGACGGCGCTGGTGAGCGCGACCCTGGATGGAATCACCGAACTTCGCCCCGGCAACTATGTCTTCCACGACCGCACCCAGGTCGGCCTGGGAGTCGTCGACTGGCCCGGCTGTGCGCTGCGGGTCCACGCTTCGGTGACGACCTTCCCCGCGCCCGACCGGCTCGTACTCGACTGCGGGAGCAAGGTACTTTCCTCGGACGGCGCCCGCGGGTTCTCGGCCACGCCGGGGTTCGGGGTCATCCTCGGGCCCGACGGGCAACCTGATCCGGGCCTGCTGATCGAGCGCTTGTCGGAAGAACACGCCGTCGTTCGCGTGACCGGCCCCACCCGCCTGCGCATCGGCGACCGGGTCACCGTCGTCCCCAACCACTCTTGCGTCGTCGCGAACCTCACGAACCTGTACGTGGTCGCCGAGGGCGACACGGTGCTCGAAACGTGCAAGGTGGACGCCCGGGGCCTGGTGAACTAG
- a CDS encoding BMC domain-containing protein: protein MAPRDVGEALGMIETRGLVGMVEATDAMLKTANVTFVSWQKVDAGLVTSIVRGDVAAVKAATDAGAAAARRVGELVGVHVIPRPADEVETIFPIS from the coding sequence ATGGCACCGCGTGACGTCGGCGAAGCGCTCGGCATGATCGAGACCCGTGGGCTGGTGGGCATGGTCGAGGCCACCGACGCGATGCTGAAGACGGCCAACGTGACCTTCGTGAGCTGGCAGAAGGTCGACGCCGGGTTGGTGACGTCGATCGTGCGCGGCGATGTCGCGGCGGTGAAGGCCGCCACCGATGCCGGCGCTGCTGCCGCGCGTCGCGTCGGCGAGCTCGTCGGCGTGCACGTGATCCCGCGCCCCGCGGACGAAGTCGAGACGATCTTCCCGATCTCGTAG
- a CDS encoding heavy metal-binding domain-containing protein codes for MLVTTTSALDNAKVVKYIGLVSGEAILGANIFRDLFAGIRDIVGGRSAAYESELRKAKEIAVQEMQQQAASLGANAVIGVDLDYETIGNGGSMLMVSASGTAVVIE; via the coding sequence ATGCTGGTGACGACGACGTCGGCGCTCGACAACGCGAAGGTGGTGAAGTACATCGGCCTCGTGAGCGGCGAGGCGATCCTCGGCGCGAACATCTTCCGCGACCTGTTTGCCGGCATCCGCGACATCGTCGGGGGACGCTCGGCAGCCTACGAGTCGGAGCTGCGCAAGGCCAAGGAGATCGCGGTGCAGGAGATGCAGCAGCAGGCCGCGTCGCTTGGCGCGAATGCGGTGATCGGTGTCGACCTCGACTACGAGACGATCGGCAACGGCGGCAGCATGCTGATGGTCAGCGCAAGCGGGACCGCGGTCGTGATCGAGTAA
- a CDS encoding 4a-hydroxytetrahydrobiopterin dehydratase: protein MSDPLDSTQLNAALATLPGWSLQGNAIQRQFTITSFPDAVAVLTRLAFEAESVDHHPDFVLEYRRLTVRFWTHTANGVTQKDVDGARTAERLVGQYAVFEK from the coding sequence GTGTCCGATCCCCTCGATTCCACCCAACTGAACGCCGCCCTGGCCACCTTGCCCGGCTGGTCGCTGCAAGGTAATGCGATCCAGCGACAGTTCACCATCACCAGCTTCCCCGACGCGGTCGCCGTGCTCACGCGCCTCGCGTTCGAGGCCGAGTCGGTGGATCATCATCCGGACTTCGTGCTCGAGTACCGGCGCCTGACGGTGCGTTTCTGGACGCACACCGCAAACGGCGTGACACAGAAGGACGTCGACGGCGCGCGCACGGCCGAACGTCTGGTCGGGCAGTACGCGGTGTTCGAGAAGTAG
- the thiO gene encoding glycine oxidase ThiO — protein MNVVSSDVIVVGAGLIGCAVAHALSRQGAAVLMIDAGAPGSGASQASAGMLCPHIEGSHDPILQQLGAESLARYDTFIHRVRSDSGMDVPYVRNGTLQVAGTDEAAVALANLAESLHAQGVSCQLAEGEAEVRELEPLVRPQRAGLLIQSHGAVRTRDLVEALLHASLHQGARCHQSERVERVAHQDRHVVVETHAHTFHAPHVVVTSGAWSMHLQVEGHPVIPTHPVRGQLLRLQMVDRGLRRVLWGPDIYMVPWADEVLVGATIEHVGFDARATVGGVSQLCAAAEALVPNLSDATFTEVRVGLRPGSPDGLPLIGASERMPGLLYATGHFRNGALLAPLTADLVTDLIRTSSAVVPPAISASRFDL, from the coding sequence GTGAACGTCGTGTCGTCTGACGTGATCGTCGTTGGCGCCGGACTGATTGGATGCGCCGTGGCCCACGCGCTGTCGCGCCAGGGCGCCGCCGTGCTGATGATCGACGCGGGCGCACCCGGCTCCGGGGCCTCACAGGCATCGGCCGGAATGCTCTGCCCGCATATCGAGGGCTCGCACGATCCGATCCTCCAGCAGCTCGGCGCCGAAAGCCTCGCGCGATACGACACCTTCATCCATCGGGTGCGCAGCGATTCGGGAATGGACGTGCCCTACGTCCGCAATGGCACGCTGCAGGTCGCCGGCACCGATGAAGCCGCCGTGGCGCTGGCGAACCTTGCTGAGTCCCTGCACGCGCAGGGCGTGTCGTGCCAACTGGCCGAAGGCGAAGCAGAAGTTCGCGAACTCGAGCCGCTTGTGCGACCGCAGCGTGCGGGTCTGTTGATCCAGTCGCATGGCGCCGTCCGGACGCGCGACCTGGTGGAGGCATTGCTGCACGCCTCCTTGCACCAGGGAGCACGCTGTCATCAGTCCGAGCGTGTCGAGCGCGTCGCGCACCAGGATCGACACGTCGTCGTCGAGACCCACGCGCATACGTTCCACGCGCCCCACGTCGTCGTGACCTCGGGTGCGTGGTCGATGCACCTGCAGGTGGAGGGGCATCCGGTCATTCCCACGCACCCGGTGCGCGGACAATTGCTGCGCCTGCAGATGGTCGATCGCGGCCTGCGCCGGGTGCTGTGGGGGCCTGATATCTACATGGTGCCGTGGGCCGACGAAGTGCTCGTGGGTGCAACCATCGAGCACGTCGGCTTCGATGCGCGGGCCACCGTCGGCGGCGTGTCGCAACTCTGCGCGGCGGCCGAAGCCCTGGTACCGAACCTCTCGGACGCCACCTTCACGGAGGTGCGGGTCGGCTTGCGGCCCGGGTCTCCCGACGGCCTGCCGCTGATCGGCGCCTCGGAGCGCATGCCCGGCCTGCTGTATGCCACCGGGCACTTCCGCAACGGCGCGCTGCTGGCGCCGCTCACGGCCGATCTCGTCACCGACCTCATCCGCACGTCGTCGGCCGTCGTGCCGCCGGCCATCTCTGCATCCCGGTTCGACCTCTGA
- a CDS encoding Ig-like domain-containing protein, with protein sequence MTSRLVATVLAGLALLVAGCDNSSSTPTSPSGGSLQITTTRPILRAGETTTLVVTGSGGTPVTTATWTSTDSSVLTVSPTGVSTAARAGRVTVTATSGTSSGSLALRVVPDYQGTWSGGLARLQLTCSASSTSPLCVPGAVTSGTLILRISQDGDQLTAVLTDSAEPILQVPLTGQVQTNDQLALAGSGPIGAQNVRVEVTTMRATIDAALGTMTGSYQWLVARAPSSGGALQTDYQTQVQFRDIRR encoded by the coding sequence GTGACGTCTCGCCTGGTGGCCACTGTCCTCGCGGGGCTCGCCCTCCTTGTTGCCGGCTGCGACAACAGCTCGTCCACGCCGACCTCGCCGTCAGGCGGCTCGCTGCAGATCACGACCACGCGTCCCATATTGCGTGCCGGCGAGACGACTACGCTGGTGGTCACCGGGAGCGGCGGCACGCCGGTGACGACCGCGACCTGGACGAGTACCGACAGCAGCGTGCTGACGGTCAGCCCTACCGGCGTTTCGACCGCGGCCCGTGCCGGCCGCGTCACGGTAACCGCCACCTCTGGCACGTCGTCGGGCAGCCTGGCCTTACGGGTGGTCCCGGACTACCAGGGCACCTGGAGCGGCGGGCTCGCCCGGCTGCAACTGACCTGCAGTGCCTCATCGACATCGCCGTTGTGCGTGCCGGGGGCGGTCACGTCGGGCACACTTATCCTTCGGATCAGCCAGGACGGCGACCAGCTCACGGCCGTGCTCACCGACTCCGCCGAGCCGATACTGCAGGTGCCGCTGACGGGGCAGGTACAGACCAACGACCAGTTGGCGCTCGCGGGTTCCGGACCCATCGGCGCGCAGAACGTGCGCGTGGAGGTGACGACCATGCGTGCCACGATCGACGCGGCGCTCGGCACCATGACCGGCAGCTACCAGTGGCTGGTCGCCCGTGCCCCGTCGTCTGGGGGCGCCCTCCAGACCGACTACCAGACACAAGTGCAGTTCAGGGACATCCGTCGGTGA
- a CDS encoding DUF6309 family protein: MRIITAAVARAVIDAGILAATYPGHDPARWALPLLDQLDARATGWQLVELDTQALAGLWLPPHSGEACHGDSISLGDEGGSSVIQAHDWLIAHADAYAAANPSCWGRIKFASKRPMSPLVVSAASVGDRVKPEQAELVVVDGLHRALGFWMAGERHCQAYAPVLDRALLDGYVLSGA, encoded by the coding sequence ATGCGGATCATCACTGCTGCCGTTGCTCGCGCTGTCATCGATGCCGGAATCCTGGCGGCGACGTATCCGGGTCATGATCCGGCGAGATGGGCATTGCCGTTGTTGGACCAGCTCGACGCACGCGCAACGGGGTGGCAGTTGGTGGAACTCGACACGCAGGCATTGGCCGGCTTGTGGTTACCACCACACTCCGGTGAAGCCTGTCACGGCGACTCGATATCACTCGGCGACGAGGGCGGGTCGAGTGTGATCCAGGCGCACGATTGGCTGATCGCTCACGCCGACGCCTATGCCGCGGCCAATCCGTCGTGCTGGGGACGGATCAAATTCGCGTCGAAGAGGCCGATGTCACCACTGGTGGTGTCAGCGGCGAGTGTCGGGGACCGTGTGAAACCGGAGCAGGCGGAGCTGGTGGTGGTGGACGGGCTGCACCGCGCGCTCGGCTTCTGGATGGCCGGGGAGCGACATTGCCAGGCCTATGCGCCGGTGCTGGACAGGGCCTTGCTGGACGGGTACGTGCTCAGCGGGGCGTAG
- a CDS encoding TrbI/VirB10 family protein yields MARSTPPPPARPQAQPAPAEASTQASGGPNDNWPSRDYGSGNRDTAGASRDTDSSATRADNSLPSRSPVSEPAPPPAPVRHLETVTIPADAVIGVQLETSISTVKAKVEDPVRARVTRDLMGGGNVVVPSGSRLLGSVTLVEQGGKVKERARLGIRFHTLELADGTEVRLPTETIYREGESPAGKSAAKIGGATIGGAILGAIVGGGKGAAIGAATGAGSGTGWAMAGDRLPAELRSGQSLTVRVSDSVSTQVER; encoded by the coding sequence GTGGCGCGCTCGACTCCGCCTCCGCCGGCGCGGCCTCAAGCCCAGCCGGCGCCAGCGGAGGCCTCCACGCAGGCGAGCGGCGGTCCCAATGACAACTGGCCGTCGCGTGACTATGGCAGCGGTAACCGGGACACGGCTGGCGCCAGCCGCGACACGGACTCCTCCGCGACCCGCGCCGACAACTCGCTGCCGAGCCGGTCGCCCGTCAGCGAGCCTGCTCCTCCACCCGCGCCCGTCCGCCACCTGGAAACCGTGACGATTCCCGCCGACGCGGTGATCGGCGTCCAGCTCGAGACGAGCATCTCGACGGTCAAGGCCAAGGTCGAGGATCCGGTGCGGGCGCGCGTCACGCGCGACTTGATGGGCGGCGGCAACGTGGTCGTCCCTTCCGGTTCGCGCCTCCTCGGCAGCGTCACGCTCGTGGAGCAGGGTGGCAAGGTGAAGGAGCGCGCGCGCCTCGGCATCCGGTTCCACACGCTGGAGCTGGCTGATGGCACAGAGGTGCGGTTGCCGACCGAGACGATCTATCGCGAGGGCGAGTCGCCAGCCGGGAAGAGCGCGGCGAAGATCGGCGGCGCGACCATTGGCGGCGCGATTCTCGGCGCCATCGTCGGCGGCGGCAAGGGTGCGGCGATCGGCGCCGCCACGGGTGCGGGCAGTGGGACCGGGTGGGCCATGGCGGGCGATCGCCTGCCGGCCGAGCTTCGGTCCGGCCAGTCGCTGACGGTGCGCGTGTCTGACAGCGTCAGCACCCAGGTCGAGCGGTAG
- a CDS encoding fused DSP-PTPase phosphatase/NAD kinase-like protein, with protein MVAGVVNYTQVNASVACGGDTPRDVFPSLAEQGFRAVVNLRLDGEPGVAEEAAAVDAAGLRYVHLPMTPTAPEFETAEQFLDVVADPSNQPVYIHCASANRVGGVWAIKRVVQDGWSREAALAEGHAIGLKSPVMIDFVHRFLDARG; from the coding sequence ATGGTGGCCGGTGTCGTCAACTACACGCAGGTCAATGCGTCCGTGGCGTGCGGCGGTGACACGCCGCGCGACGTCTTTCCCTCACTCGCAGAGCAGGGGTTCCGCGCCGTCGTCAACCTCAGGCTCGACGGTGAGCCCGGAGTGGCCGAAGAAGCGGCGGCGGTCGATGCGGCAGGGCTCCGGTATGTGCATTTGCCGATGACGCCAACGGCTCCGGAGTTCGAGACCGCCGAGCAGTTCCTCGACGTCGTCGCAGACCCATCCAACCAGCCCGTGTACATCCACTGCGCCTCGGCCAATCGCGTCGGGGGCGTCTGGGCGATCAAGCGCGTGGTGCAGGACGGGTGGAGCCGGGAGGCCGCACTCGCCGAAGGCCACGCCATCGGCCTCAAGAGCCCGGTGATGATCGATTTCGTACACCGATTCCTCGACGCGCGTGGCTGA
- a CDS encoding pyridoxal phosphate-dependent decarboxylase family protein, producing the protein MAGVVPPFPDIPRTVGPLGDMPADEFRTAGHALVEWIADYLQHAERYPVLAQVAPGEIARSLPGQAPEHGEAFGDILADIDRVIVPGLTHWNSPTFFAYFSICASGPGVLADFLSSAFNQQAMLWRTSPAATELEAVTLGWLRQLMGLPDAFEGVIYDTASISTLHALAAARERALRGVRRTGLADRDDARGLRVYCSDQAHSSVDKAVILLGLGHEAVVKVATDDAFRMDVGALAAAIADDRAAGRHPLAVIATTGTTSTTSVDPVPAIADVCERHDVWLHVDAAYGGAAAIVPGMEWILAGADRADSLVVNPHKWMLTPFDLSVLFCRHMDLLREAFSLVPEYLTTSEAPEVRNLMDTGVQLGRRFRALKLWFVLRYFGAEGMRSRIAEHLRLARLFAGWVDETPGYERLAPVPMSVVCFRVCPPSLHDDPAALDALNERLLQALNATGKIFLSHTRLRGAYALRVAIGHARTTEAHLAAAWRLIQDTALGA; encoded by the coding sequence ATGGCCGGGGTCGTGCCGCCCTTCCCGGACATCCCGAGGACGGTGGGGCCGCTGGGCGACATGCCCGCGGACGAGTTCCGCACCGCCGGTCATGCGCTCGTCGAGTGGATCGCGGATTACCTCCAACATGCGGAGCGCTACCCGGTGCTCGCGCAGGTGGCGCCCGGTGAGATCGCGCGGAGCCTTCCGGGACAAGCGCCCGAGCACGGCGAAGCGTTCGGCGACATCCTCGCCGATATCGACCGGGTAATCGTGCCCGGTCTCACGCACTGGAACAGCCCGACGTTCTTTGCCTACTTCTCGATCTGCGCCAGTGGTCCGGGCGTGCTTGCCGATTTCCTGTCGTCTGCGTTCAACCAGCAGGCGATGCTCTGGCGCACGTCGCCCGCAGCGACGGAACTCGAGGCCGTCACGCTCGGGTGGTTGCGGCAGTTGATGGGATTGCCCGACGCGTTCGAGGGTGTGATCTACGACACGGCGTCGATCTCGACGCTGCACGCGCTCGCCGCGGCTCGCGAACGCGCCCTCCGCGGCGTCCGCCGGACCGGGCTCGCGGACCGCGACGATGCTCGCGGCTTGCGTGTCTATTGTTCGGACCAGGCACACTCGTCGGTAGACAAGGCGGTGATCCTGCTCGGCCTCGGGCATGAGGCCGTGGTGAAGGTCGCGACTGACGATGCGTTTCGCATGGATGTCGGGGCGTTGGCCGCGGCGATCGCGGACGATCGCGCGGCGGGACGCCATCCGCTGGCGGTGATCGCGACGACCGGGACGACGTCGACCACCAGCGTGGACCCCGTACCTGCCATAGCCGATGTGTGTGAGCGCCACGACGTGTGGCTCCACGTCGATGCGGCCTACGGCGGGGCCGCGGCCATCGTGCCAGGCATGGAGTGGATCCTTGCGGGTGCGGACCGCGCGGACTCGCTGGTAGTGAACCCGCACAAGTGGATGCTGACGCCATTCGACCTCAGCGTGCTGTTCTGCCGGCACATGGACCTGTTGCGCGAGGCGTTCTCGCTGGTGCCCGAGTACCTCACCACGAGCGAGGCACCCGAGGTGCGTAACCTCATGGATACAGGTGTGCAGCTGGGCCGCCGATTCCGCGCGTTGAAACTGTGGTTCGTGCTTCGCTACTTCGGCGCTGAAGGCATGCGTTCCCGGATCGCCGAACACCTGCGGCTCGCGCGCCTGTTCGCCGGGTGGGTGGATGAGACGCCGGGATACGAGCGGCTCGCACCCGTCCCGATGAGCGTGGTGTGCTTCCGCGTGTGTCCGCCATCGCTCCACGACGATCCGGCTGCGCTCGACGCCCTGAACGAGCGGCTTCTGCAGGCGCTCAATGCCACTGGCAAGATATTCCTGTCGCATACCAGGCTGCGCGGCGCTTACGCGTTGCGCGTGGCAATCGGCCATGCGCGCACCACCGAGGCGCACCTGGCGGCGGCGTGGCGACTGATTCAGGACACCGCCCTGGGCGCGTAA